One genomic segment of Mycolicibacterium chubuense NBB4 includes these proteins:
- a CDS encoding nuclear transport factor 2 family protein, with product MAFDPGAVGRAFSEHRFDDALGHLAKDVKWTIVGYMVLEGADAVRQTCRDTLESLEGTRMEFDRCVTAAGGDVVAVDTVARYVRADGMTAVASCAIYEFADDKITAITSYAVEIDPHDPGAQPPPRGR from the coding sequence ATGGCATTCGATCCCGGCGCCGTCGGCCGCGCGTTCTCCGAGCATCGTTTCGACGACGCGCTGGGCCACCTCGCCAAGGACGTGAAGTGGACGATCGTCGGCTACATGGTGCTCGAGGGTGCCGACGCGGTGCGTCAGACCTGCCGCGACACGCTGGAGAGTCTCGAGGGCACGAGGATGGAGTTCGACCGCTGCGTGACCGCGGCGGGGGGCGACGTCGTCGCCGTCGACACCGTCGCGAGGTACGTGCGTGCGGACGGGATGACGGCGGTCGCCAGTTGCGCGATCTACGAGTTCGCCGACGACAAGATCACCGCGATCACGTCGTACGCCGTCGAGATCGACCCGCATGATCCGGGGGCGCAACCGCCACCTCGAGGGCGGTAG
- the hemW gene encoding radical SAM family heme chaperone HemW has product MAVSTAPAVLPDLTATEGRPFGIYIHVPFCATRCGYCDFNTYTPAELGGANPDGWLAAVRTELRLAAARLADPPAVQTVFVGGGTPSLLGAAGLTAVLEAVRDHFVLAPDAEVTTESNPESTSPAFFGGLRAAGFTRISLGMQSTAPHVLAALDRMHSPGRAIDAAREARAEGFEHVSIDLIYGTPGETDDDLLRSVDAALGAGVDHLSAYALIVEDGTALGRRVRRGEMSAPDDDVLAQRYELLDRRLADAGLDWYEVSNWSRPGGECRHNIGYWNGGEWWGAGPGAHGHVAATRWWNVKHPAAYAAALAADVLPVADFETLDADTVHLEDVMLRVRLRSGLPTAVLTEPERRRADTAIADGLLRAAGDRLVLTDRGRLLADGVVRSLLS; this is encoded by the coding sequence ATGGCGGTGAGCACGGCACCGGCCGTCCTGCCCGACCTGACGGCCACCGAGGGCCGCCCGTTCGGCATCTACATCCACGTTCCGTTCTGCGCGACACGCTGCGGGTACTGCGACTTCAACACCTACACCCCGGCCGAGCTGGGGGGCGCGAACCCGGACGGGTGGCTGGCCGCCGTGCGCACCGAGCTGCGGCTGGCCGCGGCCCGTCTCGCCGATCCACCGGCCGTGCAGACCGTGTTCGTCGGCGGGGGCACGCCGTCGCTGCTCGGCGCCGCCGGGCTGACCGCAGTGCTGGAGGCGGTCCGCGACCATTTCGTCCTCGCCCCCGATGCCGAGGTCACGACAGAGTCCAATCCCGAGTCCACGTCACCGGCGTTCTTCGGCGGGCTGCGCGCGGCGGGCTTCACCCGCATCTCCCTGGGCATGCAGTCCACCGCACCGCACGTGCTGGCCGCGCTGGACCGCATGCACTCCCCGGGCCGGGCGATCGACGCCGCGCGCGAGGCCCGAGCCGAGGGTTTCGAGCACGTCAGCATCGACCTCATCTACGGCACGCCGGGGGAGACCGACGACGATCTGTTGCGCTCGGTCGACGCCGCGCTGGGGGCGGGCGTCGATCACCTGTCGGCGTACGCGCTGATCGTCGAGGACGGCACGGCGCTCGGCCGGCGTGTGCGCCGGGGCGAGATGTCCGCCCCCGACGACGATGTGCTCGCGCAGCGCTACGAACTGCTCGACCGTCGGCTCGCCGACGCCGGCCTGGACTGGTACGAGGTGTCGAACTGGAGCCGGCCCGGCGGAGAGTGCCGGCACAACATCGGCTACTGGAACGGCGGCGAGTGGTGGGGCGCCGGTCCCGGCGCGCACGGTCACGTCGCCGCCACCCGGTGGTGGAACGTCAAGCATCCCGCGGCCTACGCCGCGGCGCTGGCCGCTGACGTGCTGCCGGTCGCGGACTTCGAGACGCTCGACGCCGACACGGTGCACCTCGAGGACGTGATGCTGCGGGTGCGGCTGCGCAGCGGCCTGCCGACCGCGGTGCTCACCGAGCCCGAGCGCCGCCGCGCCGACACTGCGATCGCCGACGGCTTGTTGCGCGCTGCGGGCGACCGGTTGGTGCTGACCGACCGCGGCAGGTTGCTCGCCGACGGGGTGGTGCGCAGTCTGCTGAGCTGA
- a CDS encoding phosphoadenylyl-sulfate reductase codes for MTDLITETDLQDLAERGAAELGPDATAEELLRWTDENFGGAGGPAHGSGYIVASNMQDAVLVDLASKVRPGVDVLFLDTGYHFAETIGTRDAVEAVYDVNVVNVRPESTVAEQDALLGKNLFERSPNECCRLRKVEPLSKALRGYSAWVTGIRRVEAPTRANAPLISWDKAFGLVKINPLAAWTDEQMQNYIDTNGILVNPLVDEGYPSIGCAPCTAKPVAGADPRSGRWAGKAKIECGLHAS; via the coding sequence GTGACCGACCTGATCACAGAGACCGATTTGCAGGACCTGGCCGAGCGCGGGGCGGCGGAGCTCGGACCCGACGCGACGGCCGAGGAGCTGCTGCGCTGGACGGACGAGAACTTCGGCGGCGCCGGCGGGCCGGCACATGGATCCGGCTACATCGTCGCGTCGAACATGCAGGACGCGGTGCTGGTCGACCTCGCTTCGAAGGTGCGGCCCGGGGTGGACGTGCTGTTCCTCGACACCGGCTACCACTTCGCGGAGACCATCGGCACCCGCGACGCCGTCGAGGCCGTCTACGACGTCAACGTCGTCAACGTCCGGCCCGAGAGCACGGTCGCCGAGCAGGACGCGCTGCTGGGCAAGAACCTGTTCGAGCGCAGTCCCAACGAGTGCTGCCGGCTGCGCAAGGTCGAACCGCTGTCGAAGGCCCTGCGCGGCTACTCCGCCTGGGTGACCGGTATCCGCCGGGTCGAGGCGCCCACCCGCGCGAACGCTCCATTGATCAGCTGGGACAAGGCATTCGGCCTGGTGAAGATCAACCCGCTGGCGGCGTGGACCGACGAGCAGATGCAGAACTACATCGACACCAACGGCATACTCGTCAATCCGCTTGTCGACGAAGGATATCCGTCGATCGGCTGCGCTCCGTGCACCGCCAAGCCCGTCGCCGGCGCCGACCCGCGCAGCGGCCGGTGGGCGGGCAAGGCGAAGATCGAATGCGGGCTGCACGCGTCTTGA
- a CDS encoding LLM class F420-dependent oxidoreductase, with protein MELTGVGLWSSQLRYGNPEVAAEAATELDELGFAALWIPDVGGAVLDSVDNLLSATKKTVIATGILNLWMHEPAEVASRYATLTDAHGERFLLGIGVSHAPLIDSKEPGRYRKPMAATESFLDGIDGSGQPVPESNRVLAALGPKMLRLSATRAGGAHPYLTTPEHTHQAREVLGDGPMLLPEQTVLLTDDRDHARSIGTDWLRSYLALPNYANNLLRLGFTEDDLSSVSDRVFDALIAWGDEEAILRRVEEHRSAGADHVCVQVLTADPREFPREQWRRLADALR; from the coding sequence ATGGAGCTGACAGGTGTCGGGTTGTGGAGTTCGCAGTTGCGGTACGGAAATCCGGAGGTGGCGGCAGAGGCCGCCACGGAACTCGACGAGCTGGGGTTCGCCGCGCTGTGGATCCCCGATGTCGGGGGCGCGGTGCTGGACTCGGTCGACAACCTGCTGTCGGCGACGAAGAAGACCGTCATCGCCACGGGCATCCTGAACCTCTGGATGCACGAGCCGGCGGAGGTGGCGAGCCGCTACGCCACACTGACCGACGCGCATGGCGAGCGCTTCCTGCTGGGCATCGGTGTCAGTCACGCGCCCCTCATCGATTCGAAAGAGCCGGGCCGCTACCGCAAGCCGATGGCGGCGACCGAGTCGTTCCTCGACGGGATCGACGGGTCGGGACAGCCGGTACCGGAGAGCAATCGGGTGCTCGCCGCGCTGGGCCCGAAGATGCTGCGCCTGTCGGCGACTCGCGCGGGCGGGGCGCACCCGTACCTGACCACGCCCGAGCACACCCACCAGGCGCGTGAGGTCCTCGGCGACGGGCCGATGCTGCTGCCCGAGCAGACCGTGCTGCTCACCGACGACAGGGACCATGCCCGCAGCATCGGAACCGATTGGCTCCGTTCGTATCTCGCGCTGCCCAACTACGCGAACAACCTGCTGCGGCTGGGATTCACCGAAGACGACCTGTCCTCGGTCAGTGATCGGGTGTTCGACGCGCTGATCGCCTGGGGCGATGAAGAGGCAATCCTGCGCCGCGTCGAGGAGCACCGCTCCGCCGGAGCCGACCACGTCTGCGTGCAGGTGCTCACCGCCGACCCGCGCGAGTTCCCGCGCGAGCAGTGGCGCCGGCTCGCCGACGCGCTGCGGTAG
- a CDS encoding nitrite/sulfite reductase, whose translation MTTTQDKPAKPVKRPRGEGQWALGHREPLNANEQFKKDDDALNVRARIVDTYSKQGFDSIDKQDLRGRMRWMGLYTQREQGYDGTWTGDENADLLEAKYFMMRVRCDGGALTSAALRTIGEISTEFARDTADISDRENVQYHWIRIEDVPQIWERLAAVGLQTTEACGDCPRVVLGSPLAGESLDEVLDPSWAVDEIVRRFVGNPSFSNLPRKYKTAVSGLQDVAHEVNDIAFIGVNHPEHGPGLDVWVGGGLSTNPMLAQRLGVWVPLAEVPEVWEAVTSVFRDYGYRRLRSKARLKFLIKDWGVEKFRQVVEDEYLGRKLIDGPAPEPVKHPIDHVGIQKLKNGRNAVGVAPIAGRVTGTILTKVADLAEAAGSDRIRLTPYQKLVILDVPDEKLDELVAGLDALGLPARPSAWRKNLMACTGIEYCKLSFAETRNRAQVLVPELEKRLEDINALLDVPITVNINGCPNSCARIQVADIGFKGQMIDDGNGPEEGFQVHLGGSLGLDSGFGRKLRQHKVLATELGDYIERIVRNFVKQREHGERFATWALRADDADLR comes from the coding sequence GTGACCACCACACAAGACAAGCCCGCCAAGCCGGTCAAGCGTCCCCGCGGCGAGGGCCAGTGGGCGCTCGGCCACCGCGAGCCGCTCAACGCGAACGAGCAGTTCAAGAAGGACGATGACGCGCTCAACGTGCGCGCACGCATCGTCGACACCTACTCAAAGCAGGGCTTCGACAGCATCGACAAGCAGGACCTGCGCGGCCGCATGCGCTGGATGGGCCTCTACACCCAGCGCGAGCAGGGCTACGACGGCACCTGGACCGGCGACGAGAACGCCGACCTGCTCGAAGCGAAGTACTTCATGATGCGCGTGCGCTGTGACGGCGGCGCGCTCACCAGCGCGGCGCTGCGCACCATCGGCGAGATCTCCACCGAGTTCGCCCGCGACACCGCCGACATCAGCGACCGCGAGAACGTCCAGTACCACTGGATCCGGATCGAGGACGTCCCGCAGATCTGGGAGCGACTGGCCGCCGTCGGCCTGCAGACCACCGAGGCGTGCGGCGACTGCCCCCGCGTCGTGCTCGGGTCGCCGCTGGCCGGGGAGTCGCTCGACGAGGTGCTCGACCCGAGCTGGGCCGTCGACGAGATCGTGCGCCGCTTCGTGGGCAATCCGTCGTTCTCCAATTTGCCGCGCAAGTACAAGACCGCCGTGTCGGGGCTGCAGGACGTCGCGCACGAGGTGAACGACATCGCGTTCATCGGTGTCAACCATCCCGAGCACGGACCCGGCCTGGACGTGTGGGTCGGCGGCGGGCTGTCGACCAACCCGATGCTCGCGCAGCGCCTCGGCGTCTGGGTGCCGCTGGCCGAGGTGCCCGAGGTGTGGGAGGCCGTCACGTCGGTCTTCCGCGACTACGGCTACCGCCGCCTGCGCAGCAAGGCCCGGCTGAAGTTCCTGATCAAGGACTGGGGGGTCGAGAAGTTCCGCCAGGTGGTCGAGGACGAGTACCTGGGCCGCAAGCTGATCGACGGCCCGGCGCCCGAGCCGGTCAAGCATCCGATCGACCACGTCGGGATCCAGAAGCTGAAGAACGGCCGCAACGCCGTCGGCGTCGCCCCGATTGCCGGCCGGGTGACGGGAACGATCCTGACGAAGGTGGCCGATCTGGCCGAGGCGGCGGGCTCGGACCGGATCCGGCTCACGCCCTACCAGAAGCTGGTCATCCTGGACGTGCCCGACGAGAAGCTCGACGAGCTCGTCGCCGGCCTCGACGCCCTCGGCCTGCCCGCGCGGCCGTCGGCCTGGCGCAAGAACCTGATGGCCTGCACCGGCATCGAGTACTGCAAGCTCTCCTTCGCCGAGACGCGCAACCGGGCTCAGGTGCTGGTGCCCGAGCTGGAGAAGCGCCTGGAAGACATCAACGCGCTGCTCGACGTGCCGATCACCGTCAACATCAACGGCTGCCCGAACTCGTGCGCCCGGATCCAGGTGGCAGATATCGGTTTCAAGGGCCAGATGATCGACGACGGGAACGGTCCCGAGGAGGGCTTCCAGGTTCATCTCGGCGGCAGCCTCGGCCTCGACAGCGGTTTCGGTCGGAAGCTGCGTCAGCACAAGGTGCTCGCCACCGAGCTCGGTGACTACATCGAACGGATCGTGCGCAATTTCGTGAAACAACGCGAGCACGGCGAGCGTTTCGCTACGTGGGCTTTACGAGCAGACGACGCGGACTTGAGGTGA
- a CDS encoding sirohydrochlorin chelatase: MRAARVLSTLLLTAHGSADPRSAATARAIADCVARLRPGLDARVAFCEQNSPNLRDELAAVADRDAVVVPLLLADAYHARVDIPAMIAESAGRARQAGVLGEDDRLIHVLRQRLEQAGVSRLDPQVGVLVTAVGSSHAAANARTATVAREVTLTTRWAATTAFATGPQPSLADAVAQLKDRGATRLVIAPWFLAHGRLTDRVAAFARAHDIGMSAPLGAHRQVAETVLDRFDAALDVRAAA, from the coding sequence ATGCGGGCTGCACGCGTCTTGAGCACGCTGCTGCTCACGGCGCACGGCAGCGCCGACCCCCGCTCGGCGGCGACCGCGCGGGCGATCGCCGACTGCGTCGCCCGGTTGCGGCCGGGCCTGGACGCGCGAGTCGCGTTCTGCGAGCAGAACTCTCCGAATCTGCGGGACGAGCTCGCAGCCGTCGCCGACCGCGATGCGGTGGTGGTGCCGCTGCTGCTCGCCGACGCGTACCACGCCCGGGTCGACATTCCCGCGATGATCGCGGAGTCGGCCGGCCGGGCCCGTCAGGCCGGCGTGCTCGGCGAGGACGACCGGTTGATCCACGTGCTGCGCCAGCGGCTCGAGCAGGCCGGTGTGTCCCGGCTCGACCCGCAGGTCGGAGTGCTGGTGACCGCGGTCGGTTCGTCACATGCGGCGGCCAACGCACGCACGGCGACGGTCGCCCGCGAGGTGACGCTGACGACGCGGTGGGCGGCGACGACCGCGTTCGCCACCGGTCCGCAGCCCTCCCTCGCCGACGCGGTCGCGCAGCTGAAGGACCGCGGCGCGACCCGGTTGGTGATCGCGCCGTGGTTCCTCGCGCACGGCCGCCTCACCGACCGCGTCGCGGCATTCGCGCGCGCCCACGACATCGGGATGTCGGCGCCGCTCGGCGCGCACCGCCAGGTGGCCGAAACCGTGCTCGACCGCTTCGACGCGGCCCTCGACGTCCGCGCCGCCGCCTGA
- the hrcA gene encoding heat-inducible transcriptional repressor HrcA, with amino-acid sequence MGSADDRRFEVLRAIVADFVATKEPIGSKTLVERHNLGVSSATVRNDMAVLEAEGYITQPHTSSGRVPTEKGYREFVDRLDDVKPMSSAERRAILTFLESGVDLDDVLRRAVRLLAQLTRQVAIVQYPTLSTSSVRRLEVVALTPARLLLVVITDSGRVDQRIVELGDGIDESQLSHLRDLLGAALEGKPLAAASVAVSDLASHINGQGGLADAVGRSATVLVESLVEHTEERLLLGGTANLTRNTADFGGSLRSVLEALEEQVVVLRLLAKQQEAGKVTVRIGHETEAEQMVGTSVVSTAYGSSGKVFGGMGVLGPTRMDYPGTIANVAAVALYIGEVLGNR; translated from the coding sequence ATGGGCAGCGCTGACGATCGTCGTTTCGAGGTGCTCCGTGCAATCGTCGCCGACTTCGTCGCCACGAAGGAGCCCATCGGCTCGAAGACCCTCGTGGAACGACACAACCTCGGGGTCTCGAGTGCGACCGTCCGCAACGACATGGCGGTCCTGGAGGCCGAGGGCTACATCACCCAGCCGCACACGAGTTCGGGTCGGGTGCCCACCGAGAAGGGGTATCGCGAGTTCGTCGACCGGCTCGACGACGTGAAGCCGATGTCGAGCGCCGAGCGCCGCGCGATCCTGACGTTCCTGGAGTCCGGTGTCGACCTCGACGACGTGCTGCGCCGGGCGGTGCGGCTGCTCGCGCAGCTGACCCGCCAGGTCGCGATCGTGCAGTATCCGACGCTGTCCACGTCGAGCGTGCGACGCCTCGAGGTGGTGGCGCTGACGCCGGCGCGGTTGCTGTTGGTGGTGATCACCGACTCCGGCCGGGTCGATCAGCGCATCGTCGAACTCGGCGACGGCATCGACGAGTCCCAGCTGTCCCACCTGCGCGACCTGCTCGGCGCTGCGCTGGAAGGCAAGCCGCTGGCGGCCGCCTCGGTGGCCGTCTCCGATCTGGCGTCGCACATCAACGGCCAGGGTGGCCTCGCCGACGCGGTCGGCCGGTCGGCCACGGTGCTGGTCGAGTCCCTCGTCGAGCACACCGAGGAGCGCCTGCTGCTCGGCGGCACCGCCAACCTGACGCGCAACACCGCCGATTTCGGCGGTTCGCTCCGTTCGGTGCTGGAGGCGCTCGAGGAACAGGTCGTGGTGCTCCGGCTGCTGGCCAAGCAGCAGGAGGCAGGCAAGGTCACCGTGCGTATCGGCCACGAGACCGAAGCCGAACAGATGGTCGGCACGTCGGTGGTGAGTACGGCATACGGCAGCTCTGGCAAGGTATTCGGCGGCATGGGTGTGTTGGGTCCCACACGGATGGACTATCCGGGAACTATCGCCAACGTCGCCGCGGTTGCTCTTTATATTGGCGAAGTCCTAGGTAACCGCTGA
- a CDS encoding type II toxin-antitoxin system VapB family antitoxin — translation MIFKGVREGRPYPDHGLSHRQWAQIPPRQIRLDELVMTTTVLALDRLLSEDSTFYGDLFPHAVKWRGNVYLEDGLHRAVRAALRNRTVLHARVFDMDSPD, via the coding sequence ATGATCTTCAAGGGAGTCCGCGAGGGGAGGCCCTATCCGGACCACGGGCTGTCCCATCGGCAGTGGGCCCAGATCCCGCCCCGCCAGATCCGCCTCGACGAACTGGTGATGACGACCACCGTGCTCGCCCTCGACCGGCTGCTCTCCGAGGACTCCACCTTCTACGGCGATCTGTTCCCGCACGCGGTGAAGTGGCGCGGCAACGTCTACCTCGAAGACGGTCTGCACCGCGCGGTGCGGGCGGCGCTACGCAACCGGACGGTGCTGCACGCGCGGGTGTTCGACATGGACTCGCCGGACTGA